The following coding sequences are from one Dromaius novaehollandiae isolate bDroNov1 chromosome 24, bDroNov1.hap1, whole genome shotgun sequence window:
- the FAAP20 gene encoding Fanconi anemia core complex-associated protein 20, with product MSQEGAAKLRLKPRKAPPDHSREPSPAQDPPGRRQTLADRCSWFEKEDLSECEKTWILLLKAVNQDLKYTNWQTVPSFPEFFGKSSEEETLRQPEVFKTGMKDFQWISFPSFHKEKHLIPKDLSSSQPTESQTDHLLKGCSQADEPKSLSSTAEETCCVTIKDQTKNVVRENSKGISKLNVNPKSYKLTQHKYSTYHLALSQNSAKTLGFQQYCRGTIQNSKENRKEKNSSIPQLQTYQGNVSFHEARPMPAERNSLLVSMPGTESCKEKTEDQSEGTLTLDSCPMCLIQFSGTLSQLDIDGHLARCLSESADDVTW from the exons ATGTCTCAGGAAGGAGCTGCCAAGCTGCGCCTCAAGCCCAGGAAGGCGCCGCCAGACCACAGCCGGGAacccagccctgcccaggatCCCCCCGGGCGGCGCCA GACATTGGCTGACAGATGTTCCTGGTTTGAAAAAGAAGACTTAAGTGAGTGTGAAAAAACATGGATTTTACTACTGAAAGCTGTCAATCaagatttaaaatacacaaattgGCAAACAGTGCCCAGTTTTCCAGAGTTCTTTGGAAAG AGTTCTGAGGAAGAGACTCTACGACAACCAGAAGTCTTTAAAACTGGAATGAAAGACTTTCAGTGGATATCATTCCCATCttttcacaaggaaaaacatCTAATACCAAAGGATCTTAGCTCCTCTCAGCCAACAGAAAGCCAAACTGACCATTTACTAAAAGGATGCAGCCAAGCAGATGAACCAAAAAGTCTGTCTTCTACAGCTGAGGAAACATGCTGTGTAACTATTAAAGATCAAACCAAAAATGTGGTTAGGGAGAACTCAAAAGGTATTTCAAAACTGAATGTAAATCCTAAATCATATAAACTCACGCAGCATAAATATTCTACATACCACTTGGCCTTGTCGCAAAACTCTGCAAAAACTCTTGGCTTTCAACAGTACTGCAGAGGGACTATACAGAAcagcaaggaaaacagaaaagaaaagaacagcagcatccCCCAGTTACAAACATATCAAGGCAATGTTTCATTTCATGAGGCCAGACCTATGCCCGCAGAaaggaactcccttcttgtcaGCATGCCTGGAACTGAAAGCTGCAAGGAAAAGACTGAAGATCAGAGTGAAGGAACTTTAACTCTTGACAGTTGTCCAATGTGTCTGATTCAGTTTAGTGGAAC ACTGTCACAATTGGATATTGATGGTCATCTCGCTAGATGCTTGTCTGAAAGTGCAGATGATGTAACGTGGTAA